A region of the Clostridium estertheticum subsp. estertheticum genome:
CTGCTTCTATCTATAAACCTATATTTATTTTTATCTATGCCCTTAGTTCCATACCTTTCAACAAATTTTAATTTATTTGTATCAATTTCCTTGGAATGAATCTTTTCAAGATAATTCATTACATGTTTTTCTATGCCTATATTTTTCTGTAGTTCTAAACCCTGTTCAACTCCACATTTAGACAGTTCTTTTTTGACTTCTAAATGTGTAAATATACTTTCAAATTTATTTAATTGTAGAAGTTCATTGGATAAACCCATGACTTTACCATTTTTATTTAATTGCGGTAGTTCTATATTCAATAGATTTTTATTGCTTTCTATATATACTACATCATTATCTTTTATTTCCTGTATTTCTTTACCTTTACTTTTATTTATTTCTCTATCTTGTAGTGTTAATTCTTTCCCAATTTCTCTTATTATAGCAGAATCTTCTTTATATAAATGTTTGGTATTTTCTTTTTTTATATTTGCAAATCCTTTATACAAATGTTTATTTTCTTTAACCTTTTCTATTTCAATTATTGCTTCTTTATAAAACATTTTTTCTTTTGTTTTTAATATATTTTCTTCAGTGTCATATTTAAAAGTGGCACTGGAAAGGGTATCCCTTGCATATTTGAAGTTACACAAGGGGATTGTATGCAAGGGCATTTAAATCACCTCTACTCTACTGTTTTAGGGCATCTAATAGCTATACAGTAATTAATATTTGCACTATTATTTAAAAAATTATATGGTGCAGTAATCTTGAACTTCTTGTAATATTCTTCATCAGTAGTATCCTTTTTGTAAGCTAATTTATCCATATCGTGAATTGCACTAGCATCACCAGCTAAAATATTAATCATTTTACCCCTTTCCATGTCTACTGGATGAACCAATGTAATATCACTAAATTGGTGCTTTTTGTGATTCCATCTACTGCCTTCTATATTGCATTTATCCATGAAGGGGTTTGTAGCGTAAAATGCCGGATAATGTGGTTGATAAGGCATACCTATTTTATTTGCTATCATACAAAAGTCTGTTATTCCAGTTGCAGTTCTTTCGCCGTAGGGACTTGCATAACTAGGTTCTATGTCTGAACTTGTTGTTATACCGAAATTGTACATATCGTCCGTAGTAGCTGAATCTTCCACTGGCTTTAACGCACCTATATATGCATGACCTGTTAACCAGTTTTCGTAGGGTTCAACATCTGCTGAAGGGTCTCCTCTTAATACAATATTAATTGCATCTTTAGTCTGATTGATAAAATATTCAACTGGTAGAAAATCCTTAATCCCTGATTGCACTTTTCTGTACCAGGCAAGTCTGTAATTATATTCTTTTTGTATTGCTAACGATATGTCTAAATCAGTTCCAGCACTATTTAATGCTCCTGATATTTGTAACACTATATTATTCAGTGAATTACTTTTAGTCATAGCGCTAACATACGCATTATAAGCATCACTATTCCCATTTACAGCTCCTATCCCAGCCATCATATTTAAAACTTCTGCATCTGTTCTAGTTCCAACCGACCCCATCCCAATACTGTAAGTATGTAAATTTTTAAAATTAATTAATGCCTGCTTTTCCTCCTTCGTTAAATCTGACTTTAATCTATCCATTTTTAAATAAAATTGTTTTCCGTAACTCGTAGAAGCTTTCAAAATACACATATCTTTGCTACTTCCAACCGTAAATTTTGTATCAACTTTATCAGTTACACTTGCATCTGTTATAAGATCTATTTCACTAGAAGCACCTGAGACCCCTACTAAATCAATTGTTGCTGGATATATTAAATCCCATTTATATATATCTGCATTTTGTGTTATTTCAGTTACTAAACTTTTAACTAAATTTTTAACACTTGTATTTCCTTCTACATAATAAAATTTTTCTGTAATTGTCATACTGTAACCCTCCTATTTTTTAATTGTTTCTCCATCCAATGAATAATTCTCCCATTCATCACCATCGCGTATATATTTCCGCTCGCAATTTTGTATAGGAATAATTTCTAATGTATCCATATTTATTTGGCACACTCCTCTAGTTCCTTCGCCATTATATTTTGTAAAATCGACATTATATGTTTGTAATAATATTTTTTTAGTTCCATGTTTAGTTTTTAAATATATATCTACAGTAGCCGGGACTCGTTCTAGTGCTGGACTGTATTGGATCACATCAATATATATCTGAAGTATTCTGTTTTCGTATCCATGAACATATAGGGTAGATTCCATTACTGTTGCACCATCTGCACTTGGATTATGATACCCATCTGTATAAAATATAGACTCTTCACTTAGGGCATCGTCAGGTGTAGGCAATTGATACGGGCCATAATTTAAATAACTATAATTATCTAAAAATTCATCTTTTACAAACTGATGTGCGTTCATTGCGCCGATGAAATAACTTCTGTTCCCGCCATTGGCGTCAAAATGAGGGAAATATCCCAAAAGACACATAAAAGTTCTGCCATCAATTTCCCTAGAGCCATAAGGGCCACCACTACTATATTGAGGTATTCCCGGTTGATCATTTTCAAAACGCAATTTTATTTCCAAGTCTGTTTTTTCGACTAAATATTCTAAATCGAGCATTACGTGTCTACTGTTGCCACTATTATTGTTTATCTTAAATAATATTGGATCAAGCGAATTTACCAGTTTATAGCTTGGGTTAAAATATACATGTTCCCCTATTTCCTTTAATCCTTTATTAGATATTAACTTTTGATTATTTACTGTTAAGTCAAAATTATCATTCTTTTTCCAACCATCTTGATATATATGTAACCCTGTTAAATATATATCTTTAATAAATTTAAATTCCTCTGTGGTTCCCATTTTCAAAGGTGGCAAATCTAATACTCTTGATGATATTTTTTGGATCCTACCAAACATAAAACTTATAAGCTTATTTACCTTTATTAATAATTCTTTGTATTTTTCAGCTGGTAATATTTTTTCTATCTCTTCTAATAATTTGTTTATATCATTTAATTTGGATGGTGGATAATATAAAGATTCCAACTCCGAGTTTACTAATTTAATTATTTTCGTTTTAAAATCATCTGAAAATTCCTCAAAGTTTAATACATATTTTACTGTATCCATCTTGCTATCCCCTTTTATTTACCTATAGTGGAATAAAATCTGCAGTTACAAAAGTGGACTCCAAGCCAATCCATTCGCCATCAGGATTGGTTGCACCTGCAGAAGCAATATATTTAGTACTGTACTTAAACATTTTCGACCTAAACATAACAATTTTGCTCGTGGCATCTACCCATAAATCACCTTCCACAAATTTTGCTGGGACATAATCAACAAGTTGAATACTAAAATTTGACGGGTTAAAATTAATAGGTTTTGCAAATGTCCACACAACATCATAAAGGATTTCTAAAGAAATATCACCATTTGAATTAACAAATTTCTCGGTGACTATTTGAACAGGACCAGTTTCGGGCTTCGGTTGAGGTGTCTCAGTGTATCCTTCCAGCATCTCAAAATCCACCCATATAACTTTACTTGTACCACTATCATTATGATGAATAAATTTTAATGATTCGCCCGCTCTTATTGCTAGAAATACATTAAAATATTTATGTTCTCCATATTCCTTAGTTCTCACCTTATCAAATAAAACAGAATTTCCATAGAATAAATCCCAGTTATCTTTAAAATTCCAGGTCGATTGAGAATAGGTAATACCTGTAATTCTGCCATTTTTACGTGGCTTAAATTCAATCACATAATCCCCAATCGTGGCTGGGATTTCTATCATTTCTCCGTACATATGTTGTGCTCCACTATCGTCTCCTGTTAATAAACCCGTTAACTTAACACCTAGATCATTTAACGCTTTTATTAAATTGCCATAATCTATGCCTTGTATTTTATCTCTAATTTCAGCTAATAATTTTTCCATATCCGCAGTAGAAAAGGTTATATCTCCAACGTCTACTTTTATCCCATTTTCTAAATAGCCCTTTATGGCATCTACTAATTCATCAAAATTGACTACATAACTTGGTAATCCCATGACGTCCACCTGCTTTATACATATTTTATTGTTTCTACCCCGTTATCTGTATTCTTAAACAACTCTATTGTCTTAAAACTCTTATCAGGATATATTGTTTTTATTTGAAATACTTCGCCCTCTGTATTTCTTATTAATTCCTCTGACCATTCTGAGGCTGTACCTTCTGAATAGATTACGCTAATTACTTTTTTAGCTTCATTTCTGACAAGTCGGCAAGGATATTCAGGTAATTCTACTTTAGATTTACTGGCATCATCTTCAACAGTTATTTTTGTATTTTTTTTTCTGTCATAACTTTTTATAATATATTCAATTGGTTCTCTAAAGTTTATAGTTGCCATATCCTTCCCCCCCTAATCTTTAATAATATAATTACCACCTACTGCTAATGGTTCTATCCATTTATCTCCAACTACTACTTCTATTTCCAATGTATCTTGCCAAATGCCGTCTTGAATGCTTGTGTTTATGCCATTCACGATTGCCCAGCCTTGCACCTTGTTTTGATTCATAAAGATTCTTGTCATATCCCCAACGTCTCTATCTAAACTACCATCTATAGTTGTTAAACTGAATTTTTTTGCATGTCTTAGTTTATCCCTAAAATACCTTCGTGCTACATTTCTTTTTTTTTCTAAAGTGTTAGCCAGGTCTTCATCAATTACATCTAAATATATTTCATTATTCATGTGATCTACAAGATAAGGGCATACAAACGCCTGTACATCACTATCGTTTGCTTTGACAATCACTTTATTTCTTATATCATTTTCATTTCTGCTATACTCGCCAGTACTAATGAAATCCATACTTTCGAGTTTATATTTTATTATTGGAGTACCATCATAATTTTTAAATGCTTTTACAATATCCACGCTACCGTCCCTGTTGCAATTAAACCGCGCATACATAACATTAAAAAATTTATCTAACACATCTACATACGTATTGTTATATTCTACTTTTATTTTTTTTACATCATAGTCGACTACTTCGTCCGAAAATCTAACATCACTTATACCAGCATTTTTAAATAAATGTATTATTACTTGTTTTGCGGTAGTATTTTCATAAATTAATGATGGTGTAGCATCAATAGTTCTAAATATTTTATATAACATGTCCTCTGCTCTAAAGTAATAAGTGTTATTATCTTCATCATATTTATATTCTTTAAGTACACCAATAAAGGCTATTTCATCATCTATATACACTTTAACTTGATTATGATTATCATAAAACCCTAGTCCAGTAAAGTTTACTATATCAGTTAAATTCTTATCTCTAGCGGTATTATCTATAAGACAACTACAAGTACCTAATTCAAAAATTCTCCTGCTAATATTAATATTCATTATTTCATCATTTCTCAATATCCTTGGGGTTGCATAATACCCACCTGTTATTGTTTTTTCATATAATTCTATTCTAATTTCCATTTGTATCGCATCCCGTCACATCATGTCCACATAGCATTTCTAAAGCTATGTAATAAATATCTCCCTCAATCGGCGAATCTATTTCATAATTTCCCACGAGTTTACCTTTATAAAGCGTATTTAGTTCATCTTTAAAATAAAAATATTCATTGTATTTACTTCTAAATTCTTTAAAATTATTAATATCTTCTACTGTATTTATATCAAATACAATAGAAAATTTAATTTGTGTATCTGCCTTTATGCCCTCTTGAAAATGTGTGTAACCCAGTAATACCTTATTACCTTTATTGTTAAGTACAGGGCAAGGAGGCTTATAATTGGCTATTGCCCCTAATACTTCTGTACCTTTTGTTTTATCTGTATTGCTAAAATACATTTTTGGCTCGTTGTATACCAATTAGTCCACCTCCTAAAAACTTTTAATTGCATCATTCATAAACATTTCAACCATGCTATTTTTCATAGCAGTTTTAGCCATACCATTTAGTTCATTTGTTAACTGTCCTGTACCTTTCACACCTGTATCTGCAACAGTAACATACATTTTTATGTTTGGACTATAATTGAGTTTTTTGGTGCTTTCATTACTATTATTACTTACATTGCCAATTCCACCAATACCATCTCTACCACCGCTAGTTGGACCATGTAAAGCGGTGTTATTAAGTCCAGAAAAATCAGGCCTTATATTTCCCAAACCTTTTATTTTATTTCCTAGTCCTTTGAATTTAGCGGTTATAGCACCGTCTTGCTTATCCAAACCACCAACAAGACCCTCTCCTATAAATCCACCGTAAGAATCAAAAACTACTGAAGGTGAGTTTATTCCTAATATCTTTTTAAATGTATTTTTGATTCCATTTGCCATTTTCCCTACAAAATCTGTTACTTTTTTAAAGCCTTTTCCAAGTCCTCCTAAGAGTCCATCACAAATCCAATCGCCTACCTTGCCCATGAATTTCCCAAGTTCAGAAAATCCATATTTCCAGCCTTCAATTGATGTTTTGAATGTATGACTTATCTTATTACATATGTTACTTAAACTTTTAGATAGAGACCCCCAATGCTTTGATATTAGTAGTGGGATCCCTATAATTGCTACAAACGCGGCTAATGTTTCCACCCCCCATTTTTTGAAGAAGCTACTAATCTTCCCAAGAGTTTTAGTGAAAAATGCCGACAACCCATCCCAGTGCTTTCTTACTTCATATACTATAAATCCTAATCCTGCTATTATTCCCACTGCGATTAAAACGGGCGGACTTAGTAATGCGGGCAACATAGTAAATACTCTTGCTGCACTTGATATCCCACTAAAAACACTCATTACTGTTCTAGTGCTAGTTATAAGCTTAGCAAAAACTAGCATAATTGGACCGATTGCCGCCACCAATACCGCACTTTTAACTATGAATGTTTGTACAGGCTTGGGTAATGCACTAAATTTATTAGTTAAATCTGCTATAAACCCCGCTATTTTTTTAATAGAAGGGGCCAACACATCTCCAATTCTTATAGCTGCTGTTTCTAAACTACCCTTCATGGCTTCAATACTACCTTTTAAGTTGTCTTGCATAGTATCAGCCATTTTTTTACTAGCGCCATCGCAATTTTTAAGGCTACTTGATAATTGATTAAATTTTTGAGGGCCTTGGTCTACTAACGTAAGCATTCCTGACATTGCTTCTTTTCCAAAAAGTGTTTCCATAGTTGATGCTTTTTGCTGACTTGTAAGTCCTTTAGTTTTGTCTTTTAATTGTTGTATTACTTGTCCTAAAGGTAACATTTTGCCATGTGCATCAAAGAAATTCATTCCTAGTTTTTTCATTTCTTTGCTTGATTTAGTTGTTGGAGCTGCTAAACTGGTTAATGCTCCTCTAAGCGTAGTTCCCGCTTGGCTTCCCTTTATACCCGCGTTAGAAAGAAGTCCTATTGCTGCACTAGTATCTTCTAAACTTATGCCCAGTGATTTTGCTACTGGTGCTATATATTTCATTGCCTCGCCTGTATCTGTAATTCCCGCATTAGTATCACCTGCAACTTTTGCAAGTACATCCGCAACATGTGAAGTTTTATCGGCTTCAAGCCCAAATCCTCGAAGAGAACTACTAGCAATATCGGCAGCGGTTGCAATATCAACTCCACCTGCAGCTGCTAAAGATAACATTCCTGGCATGGCAGTCATTATTTCAGTATTTTTAAATCCTGCTGATGCTAAATTCTCCATTCCATTCGCGGCTTCACTAGCACTAAAATTCGTGTCCGCGCCTAGCTTAATCGCCTGTTCTCTTAATTTATTAAAGTCTTCCCCTGTTGCTCCACTAATTGCCTTAACCTTCGACATTTGAGCTTCAAAATCCATACTAGCTTTGCTTGCTGCTACACCTATGCCGACAAGCGGTGCGGTTACTCCCAGTGCCATACCTTTTCCTACACTTGTCATTGCATTCCCCAATGATTGCACTCCGCCACCACTCGCAAAGCTTCGCATTTCTGCTCCAGCACTAGCTAACCCATTGCGGAAGGGGCTTCTATCTAGTGTTAAGTAGGCAACTGCTGATCCAACATTTACCCCCATGTATTTTCACCTCCCATTTTAGAGGAATAAAAAAGGAACATATCTCTATGCTCCATAAATTTTCTTATACATGCCTGAAATTTCTAAATTTCTTTCGTGCAATTTGTTCTGTAAATTTATTAATTCTTTAAGATCTTTATTGTTTGCTGACACTTTAGTAGCTTTTTTACGAATATTATCTATTTCAATTAAATTGTTATTAAATTCTTTATCCTTATATACAACTATAAATTTATGCTTGCATTTAGGACATTTAAAATAGGTTCTTTCAACTTCTTCACCTACTTTTTCTGTTTTTAATATGCTAGGTTTTAATTTAAATTTATGTTTGCATTCATCACAATCCACTATCTGATGTTTAACAGTCGCCATTGTATCACCTCATTTTAGAATAGCACTTTAGTTAATCTCTTTAGAATGTTTCTTCATCCATTCAATTGTATTTTTATTATCATCATTTTCTTCATGATTTTTAGATTCTTCCCAATTAGGAGTTTTAGGTTTCTCTTGACTTAGTTCATTTAAAATATAAGTACAAGCTTCATCAAAACAAAAAGCTTCATAATCGTTTTTAAGCCCTATGATACTACTCGGTGACTCGTAATATTGCTTTGCCATTATCAGTATCGACATTATTCTCTGACTCTTCACGAAACGGTTCTATTTCCTTTATACCTTCTTGTGTATAATTAAAAATCGCAACTATCTGCTCATCTGTAAGTTCTAATCCTACACTATCTAAATCTTTAATAGAAGGCTCTACTAGTGCAATTTCAGCCAGTATAAACATTACCTTAGTCATTTCTTTTAAATCTACACTCTTACTCGATTTCTTACCGTAGAATAGCTCCTCTGCTGCACTCAATAAAGTATTAGGTATTACGCCCTTGCTTATTAAATTCAAAAGAGACACTCTCTTAACTTTCACGTTAAAGGGTATATCTTTCTTAAATCTTGGCAATTCCAATATATCCGCTTCAGCCATTTTTTTTAATTGTTCTAGATTCGTTACTTCCATTTTCTCACTCCTATATTTTTGTTTTATTATCGAAACAAATTTAGCAGTTGGTCTGCCATTTTCCAATGCCCACTGTTCATTATCCATAATATTTTCTCCCAGACCTATTTCTACATAGTTGTAAATTCTACTAAAATAGCAGTAGTTGTACCACTTGCATCCAATAGATTAACTGCCTTAGCTTCAGCTATATAAACTACACCTTTTTCAACGCTAGTCGGTATAAATGTAACTATTTTTTTAGTAGAATCAATAGTTACATTGCCAGTTACTACAGTACTATCAGATTTCTTTTTAACTACAAAATTACCCGCAGTTACATCATCTTGATTTATAGCTTTTACAAATGTCCATTTTACATTAGAAGTAACAGTAACTCCGACATCTGAATTACTTTGGGTTACTGTTCCGCCAACTACGGCCATGTCTCCTGTACCTGTTGGAGTCACTGGAACAGTATCGCCCGTAGGTAACTGCTTAAGAAACTTTATGTAAACAGGTTTCTCACCCTTTTTAGGTCTGCTATGAGATTCAAATTCAGGTACAAAAAACTTACCATCTTCAAACTTGAACTCTACTGGTTTACCCTTGTTGTGTTTAAAAGCAAACTGCACATACTGTAAAGTTTCACTGTCATAGTCCTTTTCTTCGCTGTACAGATTCAAAGTGAATGGATGCCTTTCTATAACTTTCCCAACTTCTGGGCCCTCATAGCCGTCTGATGTAATTATGCCACCATCAATGATTGCCATAAGTTCTGTTGGAAATGTATTGTTTGTAAGCTTTATGTCATATCCAATACAAATATCCTCCGTACGGTTCATAGCAATTATCCTGTTTTTCACTCTTAAAATATCTTCCTTACCTGCAGACAAATCAGGTTTAACATCCGCTTTGTCTGCTGTGTCGAAAATATAAGTTTTTTGTGTAACTTCGTCTATGATTTCACCTAATACAATATTTGCAATAGGCATACCTTCAAGTTCTGTCATCTTATCTCCTCCTCAATGTTTTTAATGCTTGATATTCTATAGATGATGTATATCCCTCAACTTCATCATCTATGATGCTTGGTGTCTCTACTCCAGTAGGTCTGAGTTCCTTCATTTCCTTTAGAGCTTGTTTAATATTTTCTGCATAAAATTCCATATCGGAATAATTGGTTAGAGGGCAATATAAGATAATATCAAATAACTTATATCCAACTTGGTTACCGTCTTGTCCATGTATTCCGTTTTCTTTTATTACCACGTAAGCTGATTCACATTTATCTCTTTTTTGTCCTTGAGAATATACTTCATATCCTTTTTTCTCTAAATGAAGAAATATCTTCTGCCACAAAGTTTGTGGTACCGCATTTTCTATATCTTCCTGATCCAGTTCTTTACCTACAATTTTATAATTAAAGGTAGCCACTATTGCATCACCTCAATAAATTATTTAGGCCTCTTAAAATTTCTGGTGAAAGCTTGTCTACAGTGGGTTTAAGCACTGCGTATTTTTTATCATTACAAAGTTCAAGATAAGGCGAATACACCATATTTCCACATACGTACACTCGACATTGGTCGCCTTGCCATTCCTTTCCGCCTTTAATGTTCTTGCGTGCTAACCCTGAACGATCTATCCATGTTGCACTTTTCTTAGCCTCTGCCTCGAGTTTTTTACCTGCTGTATCTGCATACAAGCCGATTGCAGCTTTGCTTTTTAATTCAAATACTGCTA
Encoded here:
- a CDS encoding phage tail tape measure protein; this translates as MGVNVGSAVAYLTLDRSPFRNGLASAGAEMRSFASGGGVQSLGNAMTSVGKGMALGVTAPLVGIGVAASKASMDFEAQMSKVKAISGATGEDFNKLREQAIKLGADTNFSASEAANGMENLASAGFKNTEIMTAMPGMLSLAAAGGVDIATAADIASSSLRGFGLEADKTSHVADVLAKVAGDTNAGITDTGEAMKYIAPVAKSLGISLEDTSAAIGLLSNAGIKGSQAGTTLRGALTSLAAPTTKSSKEMKKLGMNFFDAHGKMLPLGQVIQQLKDKTKGLTSQQKASTMETLFGKEAMSGMLTLVDQGPQKFNQLSSSLKNCDGASKKMADTMQDNLKGSIEAMKGSLETAAIRIGDVLAPSIKKIAGFIADLTNKFSALPKPVQTFIVKSAVLVAAIGPIMLVFAKLITSTRTVMSVFSGISSAARVFTMLPALLSPPVLIAVGIIAGLGFIVYEVRKHWDGLSAFFTKTLGKISSFFKKWGVETLAAFVAIIGIPLLISKHWGSLSKSLSNICNKISHTFKTSIEGWKYGFSELGKFMGKVGDWICDGLLGGLGKGFKKVTDFVGKMANGIKNTFKKILGINSPSVVFDSYGGFIGEGLVGGLDKQDGAITAKFKGLGNKIKGLGNIRPDFSGLNNTALHGPTSGGRDGIGGIGNVSNNSNESTKKLNYSPNIKMYVTVADTGVKGTGQLTNELNGMAKTAMKNSMVEMFMNDAIKSF
- a CDS encoding Ig-like domain-containing protein; this encodes MTELEGMPIANIVLGEIIDEVTQKTYIFDTADKADVKPDLSAGKEDILRVKNRIIAMNRTEDICIGYDIKLTNNTFPTELMAIIDGGIITSDGYEGPEVGKVIERHPFTLNLYSEEKDYDSETLQYVQFAFKHNKGKPVEFKFEDGKFFVPEFESHSRPKKGEKPVYIKFLKQLPTGDTVPVTPTGTGDMAVVGGTVTQSNSDVGVTVTSNVKWTFVKAINQDDVTAGNFVVKKKSDSTVVTGNVTIDSTKKIVTFIPTSVEKGVVYIAEAKAVNLLDASGTTTAILVEFTTM
- a CDS encoding esterase; this encodes MEVTNLEQLKKMAEADILELPRFKKDIPFNVKVKRVSLLNLISKGVIPNTLLSAAEELFYGKKSSKSVDLKEMTKVMFILAEIALVEPSIKDLDSVGLELTDEQIVAIFNYTQEGIKEIEPFREESENNVDTDNGKAILRVTE